In Diabrotica undecimpunctata isolate CICGRU unplaced genomic scaffold, icDiaUnde3 ctg00001481.1, whole genome shotgun sequence, one DNA window encodes the following:
- the LOC140431608 gene encoding E3 SUMO-protein ligase ZBED1-like, producing MSNKKILKSSEVLQLILNHIEGAHDIGVIPATVITDSSLPSTSRASSSSSGIIGSSRSEVRRIQQQVLSAYAPKRISMTQQKKLDQLLLNLIIKDFQPFSIVEDNGFKDFILTLNPAYKLPTRKTLSNVLLPAVFEEVRLKVSDVLKEVVSITITTDCWTSRNTDSVIAVTGHFIDNKFQIKSVLLECVGYEGGHGSTNLADNLSKVISNWNISEESILLGISDNAANIKKYISSDLKWRHFGCYAHTLNLIVGDALKLIQEVTLNKVSKIVTHFKQSANAKSKLDNVQRQQGKEPKKLKKDVVTRWNSTYLMLERFVELEEAIRTTLALMDSVSLPVIPTEEWTFIKELIIILKPFYDITELMSAEKYVTLSLVIVITNGLKNVCNMLSSNQFSNDISKRVIEKLIESITFRLGDLESNITLIVSTFLDPRFKNVCFIKPGTFDKAKEIVIGLVAQNIKANSTSNEDVMMEVESANTSRTLESETEKPLFDIWKQLNKSVSSQPKLNQSPQARAIVEVNRYLEEEMIHRNEDPLKWWANNASVFPNLSHVVRS from the coding sequence ATGAGCAACAAGAAAATCCTCAAATCTTCGGAGGTTCTTCAACTCATATTGAATCATATTGAAGGTGCACATGATATCGGTGTAATCCCTGCGACTGTCATTACTGACTCGTCATTGCCATCAACTTCCAGGGCTTCATCTTCATCATCAGGCATAATTGGTTCGTCCCGCTCTGAAGTTAGAAGAATACAACAGCAGGTCTTGTCCGCATACGCTCCGAAGAGGATTTCAATGACTCAACAGAAAAAATTGGATCAGCTTTTATTGAATCTTATAATCAAAGATTTCCAACCATTTTCCATAGTCGAAGATAATGGCTTTAAAGattttatattgactttaaaTCCCGCATACAAATTGCCCACAAGAAAAACTTTAAGCAATGTTCTTCTTCCAGCAGTGTTTGAAGAAGTTCGCCTTAAAGTTTCAGATGTTTTAAAGGAAGTCGTATCAATTACAATTACAACAGACTGCTGGACGTCTCGCAACACAGATAGTGTAATTGCAGTAACAGGgcattttattgataataaatttcaaattaaatctGTTCTTTTAGAATGTGTTGGGTATGAGGGAGGTCATGGAAGTACTAATTTAGCAGATAATCTAAGTAAAGTTATTTCAAACTGGAATATATCAGAAGAGAGTATTTTGCTTGGTATTTCAGATAACGctgcaaatattaaaaaatatatctctTCAGACTTAAAATGGAGACATTTTGGTTGCTATGCACATACCCTAAATTTAATAGTGGGCGATGCATTGAAACTGATCCAAGAAGTAACATTAAATAAAGTCAGTAAAATTGTGACACATTTCAAACAAAGTGCAAATGCTAAAAGCAAATTAGATAATGTTCAGCGACAGCAAGGTAAGGAACccaagaaacttaaaaaagatgtAGTTACTAGATGGAACTCCACTTATTTAATGTTAGAAAGATTTGTAGAGTTGGAGGAAGCTATTAGAACAACATTAGCATTAATGGATTCAGTCTCCCTACCGGTAATACCTACAGAAGAGTGGACATTCATTAAAGAATTAATAATTATCTTGAAACCGTTTTATGATATAACGGAATTAATGTCCGCTGAAAAGTACGTAACATTATCACTAGTAATTGTTATTACAAACGGATTGAAAAATGTTTGCAATATGTTGAGCAGCAATCAATTTTCTAATGATATAAGTAAACGTGTTATTGAAAAACTTATAGAAAGTATAACCTTCAGGCTAGGCGATTTAGAATCTAATATTACATTGATAGTATCCACCTTTTTAGATCCAAGGTTTAAAAATGTGTGTTTTATTAAACCTGGAACTTTTGATAAGGCCAAGGAAATTGTTATTGGTTTAGTAGCTCAAAATATAAAAGCTAATTCCACATCAAATGAAGATGTAATGATGGAAGTAGAATCTGCTAATACATCCAGAACATTAGAGTCCGAAACCGAAAAGCCATTGTTTGATATATGGAAACAATTAAATAAGTCAGTTTCATCTCAACCCAAATTAAATCAAAGTCCGCAAGCACGTGCCATCGTAGAAGTTAACCGTTATTTGGAAGAAGAAATGATACATAGGAATGAGGATCCTCTCAAATGGTGGGCAAATAATGCTTCTGTTTTTCCAAATTTAAGCCATGTTGTTCGA